In Moritella sp. Urea-trap-13, the genomic stretch CTTGATCGCGATTATTGCCACACACATCAGCACTGGCCTTGAATGTATCGCATAGCGCTGGTCGTTCTGGGTCGGTGAATATCAAGCAGAGATTGTCTGCAGATAAATTAACACAACGCACCCCTGCAGGCTTACCATCCGGCATTCCAGGAATATAACTGGTTATACTTGGCGCTTCACAGCACGCCCCACAATTCATCCTGCATTGCATAAAACAAACCTTAAAAATTGAGTGATAATAGCGTAAAATAAGCCTGTATCTAAAAAAGGGAACAGTATGAGATTATCAGCATTTACAGTAACAGAATCAACACCACAGTTACTTATTGATATAACAAAATTGTATCGACCATTTCAGCATGACGAAGCTGAAATTAAAAACCGTTTCTATGAATTACTTCAAGATGATAGCCAGACGCTATTTGTTGCTAAGTTTAA encodes the following:
- a CDS encoding YkgJ family cysteine cluster protein gives rise to the protein MQCRMNCGACCEAPSITSYIPGMPDGKPAGVRCVNLSADNLCLIFTDPERPALCDTFKASADVCGNNRDQALFLITDLEIQTAI